The following are encoded together in the Mesoterricola sediminis genome:
- a CDS encoding zinc-dependent metalloprotease translates to MRTPLHLLPLPALLAAQSPEAPKPAPEAPPALRPGEAEPKPYAKVVTPDYRTQAGVFRIHTLRGRILAEIPRAQLGKDFLLSVRFKRTPAGTTAFPGQEVCSQVLRFELREHKVLARLSLYPTLSDPATPFAQAVEALNTDPILLALPVEAFGADGEPVVDLTRLFTTDIAEIPVKKTLTAGALDPGRTFVEKTAVFPANLNVEVTQTFGYGGAGGSFKPGQAPPEMPRTALVHYALAKLPETPMQARFRDERVGFFSHSVTDFADTAMGVRTRDIISRWRLEKKDPAAARSEPIKPITWYVDPATPAALVPYVKQAVEAWAPAFEAAGFVHAIRCLEAPADPAWSPEDVRYSVIRWVPSTTPNARGPRTVDPRSGEILVADVEIYSNIVKLVTEWYFTQVGPLDPRARTLPLPDELMGELVRYVVCHEVGHSLGLQHNFKASATYPAEKLRDRAWLEEMGHTPSIMDYARFNYLVQPEDGIPPALLIPRIGPYDRFAIHWGYAPVPGATTPQAEAPTLDAWCRPQEATPWLRFSTPDTRETDPGEETEAVGDQDPVLASTLGIKNLKRVMAMIPGATLKAGRDVQDLKQMYRRVWTQYHAEIKHVAALVGGFDSVPLHGARPGPRFTPVSRDRQRAAIRFLDEQLFRTPTWLLDRDLHNRIAPDGGLQEVLSIQILVLSDLLRRAERLQDHMALEGPQAYTAGAMLADLRDGLFSELKAPAPRIDLWRRNAQRAYVEQVGMRLNMATLSGNPNDNRLAYRMEFKTLLARISARIPAASDPLSRAHLEDLKVRIERILDPKGPAYAGGGSQPAAPAPAKD, encoded by the coding sequence ATGAGAACGCCCCTGCATCTGCTCCCCCTGCCGGCCCTGCTCGCCGCCCAGTCCCCGGAGGCCCCCAAGCCAGCGCCCGAGGCGCCCCCCGCACTCCGGCCCGGCGAGGCCGAACCCAAGCCCTACGCGAAGGTCGTCACGCCCGACTACCGCACCCAGGCCGGCGTCTTCCGGATCCACACGCTCCGGGGGCGGATCCTGGCGGAGATCCCCCGGGCCCAGCTCGGCAAGGACTTCCTCCTCAGCGTCCGGTTCAAGCGCACCCCCGCGGGGACCACGGCCTTCCCCGGCCAGGAGGTCTGCAGCCAGGTGCTGCGCTTCGAGCTCCGCGAGCACAAGGTCCTGGCGAGGCTCTCCCTCTACCCCACCCTCAGCGACCCCGCCACGCCCTTCGCCCAGGCCGTGGAGGCGCTCAACACCGACCCCATCCTCCTCGCCCTGCCCGTGGAGGCCTTCGGTGCCGACGGCGAACCCGTGGTGGACCTCACCCGGCTCTTCACCACCGACATCGCCGAGATCCCAGTGAAGAAGACGCTGACGGCCGGAGCCCTGGATCCCGGCCGGACCTTCGTCGAGAAGACCGCCGTCTTCCCCGCCAACCTCAACGTGGAGGTCACCCAGACCTTCGGCTACGGCGGCGCCGGCGGCAGCTTCAAGCCCGGCCAGGCGCCCCCCGAGATGCCCCGGACGGCCCTGGTCCACTATGCCCTGGCCAAGCTGCCGGAGACGCCCATGCAGGCCCGCTTCCGGGACGAGCGGGTGGGCTTCTTCAGCCATTCCGTCACCGATTTCGCCGACACCGCCATGGGCGTCCGGACCCGCGACATCATCTCCCGCTGGCGCCTGGAGAAGAAGGACCCGGCCGCCGCGCGGAGCGAGCCCATCAAGCCCATCACCTGGTACGTGGACCCGGCGACCCCCGCCGCCCTGGTCCCCTACGTCAAGCAGGCGGTGGAAGCCTGGGCGCCCGCCTTCGAGGCGGCGGGATTCGTCCACGCCATCCGCTGTCTGGAGGCCCCGGCCGACCCCGCGTGGTCCCCGGAGGACGTCCGCTACTCGGTGATCCGCTGGGTCCCCTCCACGACCCCCAACGCCCGGGGCCCCCGCACCGTCGATCCCCGCAGCGGCGAGATCCTCGTGGCGGACGTGGAGATCTATTCCAACATCGTCAAGCTGGTCACGGAATGGTACTTCACCCAGGTGGGTCCCCTGGATCCCCGGGCCCGGACCCTGCCCCTGCCCGACGAGCTCATGGGCGAGTTGGTGCGCTACGTGGTCTGCCACGAGGTGGGCCATTCCCTGGGCCTCCAGCACAACTTCAAGGCGAGCGCCACCTACCCCGCGGAGAAGCTGCGGGACCGCGCCTGGCTGGAGGAGATGGGCCACACCCCGTCCATCATGGACTACGCCCGTTTCAATTACCTGGTCCAGCCCGAGGACGGGATCCCGCCCGCCCTCCTCATCCCGCGCATCGGCCCCTACGACCGCTTCGCCATCCACTGGGGCTACGCGCCGGTGCCCGGGGCGACCACGCCCCAGGCCGAGGCCCCCACCCTGGACGCCTGGTGCCGCCCCCAGGAAGCCACCCCCTGGCTGCGCTTCTCCACCCCGGATACCCGGGAGACCGATCCCGGCGAGGAGACCGAGGCCGTGGGCGACCAGGATCCGGTGCTCGCGTCCACCCTCGGCATCAAGAACCTCAAGCGGGTGATGGCGATGATCCCCGGGGCCACCCTGAAGGCCGGCCGCGACGTCCAGGACCTCAAACAGATGTACCGCCGGGTCTGGACCCAGTACCACGCCGAGATCAAGCATGTGGCCGCGCTCGTCGGGGGATTCGACAGCGTCCCCCTCCACGGCGCGCGCCCCGGGCCCCGCTTCACCCCGGTCAGCCGGGACCGCCAGCGGGCTGCGATCCGCTTCCTGGACGAGCAGCTCTTCAGGACGCCCACCTGGCTCCTGGACCGGGATCTCCACAACCGCATCGCCCCGGACGGCGGCCTCCAGGAGGTCCTGTCCATCCAGATCCTCGTCCTCTCGGATCTCCTGAGGCGGGCCGAGCGCCTGCAGGACCACATGGCCCTGGAAGGCCCCCAGGCCTACACCGCCGGCGCCATGCTGGCCGACCTGCGGGACGGCCTCTTTTCGGAACTGAAAGCCCCGGCGCCCCGCATCGACCTCTGGCGGCGCAACGCCCAGCGGGCCTACGTGGAGCAGGTCGGCATGCGCCTCAACATGGCCACCCTCAGCGGCAATCCCAACGACAACCGCCTCGCCTACCGCATGGAGTTCAAGACCCTCCTTGCCCGGATCTCCGCCCGCATTCCCGCGGCCAGCGATCCCCTGAGCCGGGCCCACCTGGAGGACCTGAAGGTCCGCATCGAGCGCATCCTCGATCCCAAGGGGCCCGCCTATGCCGGGGGAGGCAGCCAGCCTGCGGCCCCCGCCCCCGCCAAGGACTGA
- a CDS encoding DUF2795 domain-containing protein: MTRGVGGKSPSNLATHLKGIDFPCMKQDLVAHARGAGAEAAVMDVLEAMPDREYGTMADVMEGFGEARRDSEDSDEGGDEEDG, translated from the coding sequence ATGACGCGCGGCGTCGGGGGCAAGTCCCCCTCCAATCTCGCCACCCACCTCAAGGGGATCGACTTCCCCTGCATGAAGCAGGATCTCGTCGCCCACGCCCGCGGCGCGGGCGCCGAAGCCGCCGTGATGGACGTGCTGGAGGCGATGCCCGACCGGGAGTACGGCACCATGGCCGACGTCATGGAAGGCTTCGGGGAGGCCCGCCGGGATTCCGAGGACTCGGATGAGGGCGGGGATGAGGAGGACGGGTGA